DNA sequence from the Streptomyces cinnabarinus genome:
CCGCCCACGCCCGCCTCGATCCCGACGTGCAGCACATACAGGGCGATGAAGACGGCCAGCACCGATCCCAGGCTGCGGGCGAGGACCCGGCTGCCGCCCGGTTCCGCCTCGGTGCCGGTCGGCGCGGGAGCCTGGTCGCTGACGCCCCTCAGGCACAGCAGCAGTGGCAGGCCGGCCAGGGCGAAGGCCAGGAACACCGCCCGATAGCGGTCGGCACCGACCAGGCCGATGAGCACCGGGCCGAGGATCGCGCCGATGCCGAAGTGCGCGTTGAGGATGTTGAGCATGGTCGTGGAACGCCGGCCGAAGCCGACCGCGAAGAGCTGGTTGAGGCCGTAGTCGACGCCTCCGAAGCCCAGACCGGCCAGCAGCGCCATGACCAGCGCCAGCGGCCAGACCGGCGCCAGCGCGAACCCCGCCGCGCCGACGGCCATGAGCAGGAACGACGCGCCGAGGATCCGCCGGTTGCCGATGCGGCCGAAGGCGCGGTCGAAGAGCAGCACCCCGGCCACCCCGCCGACGAAGTGGGCGCTGAGCCCGAGCCCCGCCCCGGACGGGCTCAGTCCGAACTCCTCGCGGAAGGCGGGGACGGCCGGTCCGTACAGCGCCTGGAGCACGCCCAGGAGGACGAATCCGGCGCAGGAGGCGACGACCGCGGTGGGGCTGAAGACCTGTCTGTCCCGCAACAGCACGGCACGCACCTCTCGTTCGTTCACGGAAGCGACGGGCATTGATGTTACCGGTAACATCGAGCGCCGTGAAAGCGATTTCCCGGCTTGCTGTGGGGGTCGACGGATTGGACTGCTTGTATAGGAGCTGGATGTGTAGTCTAGAGATGTGAATGTCGAGCATGCACAGCAGACCCTGGATTCCGAGCGGGACGCGATCATCGCGGCCCTGGCCCCGGTCGTCGACGGGCTCGTGGCGACCTTCGGGCCGCTGTGCGAAGTGGTCCTGCACGACTACCGGCGGCCGGAGCGGTCCGTCGTCGCGGTCGCCGGTTCGGTGACCGGGCGGGCCGTCGGCGGGGCGATGAGCGAGATCGGCATGCGGATCGTGTCCCGCGGCGCCGAGGCGGACGACGATCTGAACTACGTCACCCGGACCCGGACCGGCAAACTGGTCAAGGCGTCCACCATGGTGCTACGGGACTCCCGGGGCGAGGTCTTCGGTGCCCTCTGCGTCAACCTGGACGTCACCGCCGTCAACGAGGCCCACGCCCTGCTCGGCGCCCTCGCCGGCGTCGGCCCGGCCCCCACCGAGGCGCCGGTCACCGCCTTCGGCAACGACATCGACTCCGTCGTCGACGCCATCCTCGACGCCCACCAGCTCCGCCAGAACCGCGGCTGGGCGGAACTGGACCGCGCCCAGCGCCTGGAGCTGTTCCGTGGTCTGGACGGGCGGGGTGTGTTCGCCGTCCGGCGCGCGGTCGAACAGGTCGCCGCCCGGCTCGGCATCTCCCGCGCCTCCGCCTACAACTACCTCGCCCAGGCACGCGCCACGACCGGCCCGACTCCCGACTCCGATGGAGGAGAAGCGTGACGACCACCCCGCCCCTCACGCTCGACGACGTCCGCGACGCGGCCACCCGCCTCAGGGGCGTCGCCCATCGCACCCCCGTTCTGCGCTCCCGCACGCTCGACGGACTCGTCGGCGCCGAGGTCTTCCTCAAGTGCGAGAACTTCCAGCGCGTCGGCGCCTTCAAGTTCCGCGGCGCCTACAACGCGGCCTCCCGCCTGACGCCGGAACAACTCGCCCGCGGCATCGCCGCCTACTCCTCCGGCAACCACGCCCAGGCCGTCGCCCTCGCCGCCCGCGAACTCGGCACCACCGCCGTGATCGTCATGCCCGAGGACGCCCCGCCGTCCAAGCGGCGCGCGACGGAGGGCTACGGCGCCGAGATCGTCACCTACGACCGCTACACCGGCGACCGCGAGGCCATCGCCGAGGCCCTCGCCACGGAGCGCGGACTCGCTCTCATCCCGCCCTACGAACACCCCCATGTCATGGCCGGACAGGGCACGGCCGCGCTGGAACTCCTCGAAGAGGTCGGCGAGTTGGACGCCCTGCTGGCGCCGGTCGGCGGCGGTGGGCTCATCGCCGGGTGCGGCACCGTCGCCAAGGGGCTGTACCCCGGGCTGCGGCTGATCGGCGTCGAGCCCGAGGCCGGGGACGACACCAAGCGCTCGCTCGAAGCGGGACGGCGCATCGAGATCCCGGTGCCGAAGACCATTGCCGACGGCCAGGCCCTGCACACCCCCGGCGAACTCACCTTCTCCGTCAACCGACGGCTCGTCGACGCCATCGCCCTGGTCGGCGAGGACGAGATCCGGCAGGCGATGCGGTTCGCCTTCGATCGGCTGAAGATCGTCGTCGAACCGAGCGGCGCCACCCCCCTGGCGGCCCTGCTGACCGGCAGGATCGAGCGCCTCCCGTCCCGTGTCGGAGTGATCGTCTCCGGGGGCAACGTCGATGCCGGGCGGTTCGCCGAACTCTGCGGGACGGCGCCCTGAGCGGGCGTCCGTCGAATGGCGGCACCGGGTGGCCGGGCGGACGATGGAGTGGTAGGGGCTCGGTCAGCGACGGCGGTGTACAGGGCCGCCGGGCGACCGGTCCCGGCCGCGGCGCACCGCGGCCGGAAGGGAGCGCGTCATGGTGCTGGAAGTGAAGACGCTCGACAAGCCGGACGAGCGGCGTGATTTCCCTCGTGGCCACCTCGAAGCCGTCCACATGACGGATCTGGACTTCGCCATCGGGACCATGGAGCCCGGCTGGCGCTGGTCCGAGTCCGTGGGCCCGATCGCGGGCACCAAGAGCTGTCAGATGCACCACAACGGATACGTGGTTCAGGGCCGCATGCACATCACTATGGATGAGGGCGGCGAGGTCGAAGTAGGGCCTGGCGACGTCTTCGTCATCTCGCCGGGGCATGACGCCTGGGTCGTGGGCGACGAACAGGTCGTGCTGTACGACTTCCAGGGTCAGACAGCGAGGGAGTTCGCGAAGAAGTAGGAGTGGCAAAGGCGCCGTCGCGTCACACGGTGATGACGACCTTGGCGCGCGCGTGCTCCACCTCCAGGTACCGGATGGCCTCGGCCGCCTCGCTCAGGGGGTACGTTCGCTCGACGACCGGGGCTATGCGCCCGGACTCGGCGAGTTCCCGCAGGGCCGCCAGGTTCTTCTTGCTCTGGTGAGCCGGGAGTTCGAGCAGCCGCTGACGCGCGAAGGGCGCCATCAGCCGCCGTTTCAGGAACAGCCCCATGGGTCCCAGGAGGCTGCCGCCCTCGTACACCCCGCCGCCGGACAGCACCAGCGTGCCGGACGGGGTGAGCGCGCGCCGGAACGCCGTCAGTGAGTGGTTGCCGACGAGATCCAGCACCACGTCGTAACGCCGGCCCGCACGGGTGAAGTCCTCACGGGCGTAGTCGATGACGCGGTCCGCGCCGAGCGAGCGGGCCAGGTCCGTGTTGCGCGCGCTGCACACGGCGGTCACCTCGGCGCCGTATGCCTTGCCGAGTTGTACCGCGAAGGTGCCGACGCCGCCCGAGGCCCCGTTGACCAGGAGGGTCTGCCCCGGCTGCACCGCGGCGACGTCCCGGACGCCGATCAGCGCGGTGTTCCCCGCCAGGGGTATCGCGGCGGCCTGCTCGAAGGTGAGGTTGGCGGGCTTCGGGCCCACCGAGTCGTCCGGCGCGCACACATACTCCGCGAAAGCGCCGTCGGCCTCGCCGAACACCTCGTCCCCGGGCTTCAGATCGGCGACCCCACCGCCCACCGCCTCCACCACGCCCGCGAAATCCCGGCCCCTGATCCGCGCCTTCGGGCCGCGCCATCCCATCATCGGGCGCGCCACCTTCGGGTCGCCGTGCAGGAAATGCCAGTCGTAGGCGTTCACGGACGCCGCGTGGACCCGCACCAGCACCTCACCGGGACCCGGCTCCGGCCGCTGGACCTCCTGGAACGCCAGCGCGTCCGCCGAGCCGTAGCGGTCCTGCGTCACTGCCTTCATGGCCTCCCCCTTCGAGCCCGCTCCGAGCCCTTCGCACTTTCGAGACTAGGCAGCCCGCCAGGTCAGGGCATCAGGGACGAACCCTGAACTTTCTGTGGGGGACGACCCTGGCCTTGCAAGCGGGAAACCGATCGGTTTACGGTGGTGTCCGAGCAATGGAAACCGATCGGTTTCCAAGATCTGAAGCGAGCCGGGAGAATCCCATGACCACCATCGAAGGTTCCGTCGCCCTGGTCACCGGCGGCAGCCGCGGCATTGGCCGGGCGCTGGTCGCCGCCCTGTACGAGCGGGGCGCGAAGAAGGTGTACGCCACCGCCCGGGACCCGCGGACCGTCACCCACCCCGAGGCCGTGCCGCTGGCACTGGAGGTCGGCGACCCGGCGTCCGTCGCGGCCGCCGCCGAACAGGCGCAGGATGTCACCCTGCTGATCAACAACGCGGGCGCCAGCGTGAACGCGAACTTCCTCGACTCCTCCGTCGACGAGGTGCGCCGCGAGTTCGAGACGAACTTCTACGGACCGCTCCTGGTCACCCGCGCCTTCGTCCCTGTCATCGAGCGCAACGGCGGCGGCCACATTCTCAATGTCCACTCCGTGCTGTCCTGGCTCGGCATCGCCGGCTCCTACAGCGCGTCCAAGGCCGCCCTGTGGTCGCAGACCAACTCCCTGCGCCTGGACCTGAAGCCCCGCGGCATCGAGGTCACCGGCCTTCATGTCGGTTTCGTCGACACGGACATGACGGCGAACATCAACGAGCCGAAGTCCACGCCCGAGA
Encoded proteins:
- a CDS encoding MFS transporter; the encoded protein is MPVASVNEREVRAVLLRDRQVFSPTAVVASCAGFVLLGVLQALYGPAVPAFREEFGLSPSGAGLGLSAHFVGGVAGVLLFDRAFGRIGNRRILGASFLLMAVGAAGFALAPVWPLALVMALLAGLGFGGVDYGLNQLFAVGFGRRSTTMLNILNAHFGIGAILGPVLIGLVGADRYRAVFLAFALAGLPLLLCLRGVSDQAPAPTGTEAEPGGSRVLARSLGSVLAVFIALYVLHVGIEAGVGGWEPTHLEAVGYGAGLAATATSLYWLMLTVGRFLVAPLALRFSPQAIITVSCAGMTVCLLLASVPAFAPYAYAGVGLFIAPIFPTGLPWLHRAAPRARRAGAVVIAASMAGGVVAGPALGKAIEWSGVRTVPLLLGAISALCLAATLWLVHATRSPSPGAATEPSPTPGPHPHPDLGPEYHS
- a CDS encoding SDR family oxidoreductase, with the protein product MTTIEGSVALVTGGSRGIGRALVAALYERGAKKVYATARDPRTVTHPEAVPLALEVGDPASVAAAAEQAQDVTLLINNAGASVNANFLDSSVDEVRREFETNFYGPLLVTRAFVPVIERNGGGHILNVHSVLSWLGIAGSYSASKAALWSQTNSLRLDLKPRGIEVTGLHVGFVDTDMTANINEPKSTPESVAAQALDGIEAGAYEVLADDVSRQVKAGLAADVAALYPQLAA
- a CDS encoding pyridoxal-phosphate dependent enzyme, whose product is MTTTPPLTLDDVRDAATRLRGVAHRTPVLRSRTLDGLVGAEVFLKCENFQRVGAFKFRGAYNAASRLTPEQLARGIAAYSSGNHAQAVALAARELGTTAVIVMPEDAPPSKRRATEGYGAEIVTYDRYTGDREAIAEALATERGLALIPPYEHPHVMAGQGTAALELLEEVGELDALLAPVGGGGLIAGCGTVAKGLYPGLRLIGVEPEAGDDTKRSLEAGRRIEIPVPKTIADGQALHTPGELTFSVNRRLVDAIALVGEDEIRQAMRFAFDRLKIVVEPSGATPLAALLTGRIERLPSRVGVIVSGGNVDAGRFAELCGTAP
- a CDS encoding NAD(P)-dependent alcohol dehydrogenase translates to MKAVTQDRYGSADALAFQEVQRPEPGPGEVLVRVHAASVNAYDWHFLHGDPKVARPMMGWRGPKARIRGRDFAGVVEAVGGGVADLKPGDEVFGEADGAFAEYVCAPDDSVGPKPANLTFEQAAAIPLAGNTALIGVRDVAAVQPGQTLLVNGASGGVGTFAVQLGKAYGAEVTAVCSARNTDLARSLGADRVIDYAREDFTRAGRRYDVVLDLVGNHSLTAFRRALTPSGTLVLSGGGVYEGGSLLGPMGLFLKRRLMAPFARQRLLELPAHQSKKNLAALRELAESGRIAPVVERTYPLSEAAEAIRYLEVEHARAKVVITV
- a CDS encoding helix-turn-helix transcriptional regulator translates to MNVEHAQQTLDSERDAIIAALAPVVDGLVATFGPLCEVVLHDYRRPERSVVAVAGSVTGRAVGGAMSEIGMRIVSRGAEADDDLNYVTRTRTGKLVKASTMVLRDSRGEVFGALCVNLDVTAVNEAHALLGALAGVGPAPTEAPVTAFGNDIDSVVDAILDAHQLRQNRGWAELDRAQRLELFRGLDGRGVFAVRRAVEQVAARLGISRASAYNYLAQARATTGPTPDSDGGEA
- a CDS encoding cupin domain-containing protein is translated as MLEVKTLDKPDERRDFPRGHLEAVHMTDLDFAIGTMEPGWRWSESVGPIAGTKSCQMHHNGYVVQGRMHITMDEGGEVEVGPGDVFVISPGHDAWVVGDEQVVLYDFQGQTAREFAKK